A genomic stretch from Puntigrus tetrazona isolate hp1 chromosome 6, ASM1883169v1, whole genome shotgun sequence includes:
- the gorasp2 gene encoding Golgi reassembly-stacking protein 2, with protein MGGSQSVDIPGGGSEGYHVLRVQENSPGHRAGLEPFFDFIVSINNTRLNKDNDTLKDILKASVEKPVKMLVYSSKTLELREATVTPSNMWGGQGLLGVSIRFCSFEGANENVWHVLEVEPNSPAALAGLRPHTDYIIGADTVMNESEDLFSLIETHESKGLKLYVYNTDTDNCREVVITPNSAWGGEGSLGCGIGYGYLHRIPTRPFEEGKKISFPGHTPSEPASPLKDGFTEVQLSAVTPPPVSQPLPTGLEDSLSGLSLGSAPPSIPSELHTGVPTVPLLPTQVTPGLGPLPIVNPSTTVPGLMSLPSGLPPLPNLPNLPNLNLPLPDLSAVSLAGISGLPPTTAGLPPLPPLPPLNLPGISPLPMHTVLPSALPSMPGVTLPPSLAPSDHIPPVSLSAEQTPALILDATHNPSVKDMPSEKPAVTETLLQQTADAQAAPESS; from the exons ATGGGGGGATCACAGAGTGTGGACATTCCCGGAGGCGGTTCCGAGGGCTATCACGTTCTCAGA GTGCAGGAGAACTCTCCTGGTCATAGAGCAGGTCTCGAACCATTCTTTGACTTCATTGTGTCCATCAACAACACCAGACTG AACAAGGATAATGACACGCTGAAAGACATACTGAAGGCTAGTGTTGAAAAACCTGTGAAAATGCTGGTGTACAGCAGCAAGACCCTGGAGCTGCGGGAAGCCACTGTTACTCCCAGCAACATGTGGGGCGGTCAGGGCCTTCTGGGGGTCAGCATCCGCTTTTGCAGCTTTGAGGGAGCCAATGAGAACGTCTGGCATGTTCTG GAAGTGGAGCCAAATTCTCCAGCAGCATTAGCAGGTTTAAGACCACATACAGATTACATCATCGGAGCAGACACAGTCATGAACGAG TCAGAGGACTTATTCTCCCTGATAGAAACCCACGAGAGCAAAGGCCTGAAACTCTACGTCTACAACACTGATACAGACAACTGCAGAGAAGTGGTTATTACGCCCAACAGTGCCTGGGGTGGAGagggcag TCTCGGCTGCGGTATCGGATACGGTTACCTTCACAGAATCCCTACTCGGCCCTTCGAAGAAGGCAAGAAAATCAGCTTCCCGGGACACACCCCCAGTGAGCCCGCCAGCCCGCTGAAGGACGGCTTCACGGAGGTCCAGCTGTCTGCAGTAACTCCGCCCCCTGTGTCACAGCCTCTTCCCACGGGGCTTGAGGACAGTCTGTCTGGCCTGTCACTCGGCTCTGCCCCGCCCTCAATACCCAGCGAGCTCCACACAG GTGTTCCCACAGTCCCCCTGCTGCCCACTCAGGTGACCCCTGGGCTGGGTCCCCTTCCCATTGTCAACCCCTCCACCACCGTACCAG GTTTGATGTCCTTACCGTCTGGCCTCCCTCCCCTCCCAAACCTGCCTAACCTCCCAAACCTCAATCTACCGTTACCGGACCTTAGCGCTGTATCGTTAGCTGGAATCAGTGGGTTACCTCCCACTACAGCAG GTTTGCCTCCTCTGCCTCCTCTCCCTCCTCTGAACCTGCCCGGCATCTCTCCTCTGCCCATGCACACCGTTCTCCCTTCCGCGCTTCCCAGCATGCCCGGGGTCACGCTGCCGCCTTCCCTGGCACCGTCTGATCACATCCCGCCGGTCTCTTTATCCGCCGAGCAAACTCCAGCTCTCATACTGGATGCCACTCACAACCCGTCGGTCAAAGACATGCCTTCAGAGAAGCCTGCGGTGACGGAGACGCTCCTACAGCAGACAGCGGATGCTCAGGCGGCCCCAGAGTCCTCGTAA